A DNA window from Microcystis aeruginosa NIES-843 contains the following coding sequences:
- a CDS encoding ubiquinol-cytochrome c reductase iron-sulfur subunit: protein MNRREFVALVGVGGAMACAPEILATATDQEMTPAQAADGFVKVTGITLKELEAKGSFLDKKSPVGSLLLIWEKKTKKISAVNPTCTHEGCTVKWDTGAQILACPCHTGKFTATGVVTNKPPKGNLTTYQVKVEKDVIFVKKA from the coding sequence ATGAATCGTCGTGAATTTGTTGCCCTCGTTGGTGTTGGCGGAGCCATGGCCTGCGCCCCAGAAATCCTAGCGACGGCTACCGACCAAGAGATGACCCCGGCCCAAGCGGCGGATGGCTTTGTGAAAGTGACGGGCATTACCCTCAAAGAATTGGAAGCCAAAGGCAGTTTTCTGGATAAAAAATCCCCGGTCGGCTCCTTGCTCCTGATCTGGGAGAAAAAGACGAAAAAGATCAGTGCAGTAAACCCGACTTGTACCCATGAAGGCTGTACGGTGAAATGGGATACTGGCGCACAGATTTTAGCTTGTCCCTGCCATACGGGAAAATTTACCGCCACTGGGGTCGTCACGAATAAACCCCCAAAAGGCAATCTAACCACCTATCAAGTCAAGGTCGAAAAAGACGTTATTTTCGTGAAAAAAGCTTAA
- a CDS encoding type II toxin-antitoxin system RelE family toxin, with the protein MRKPEKNFWFTDNLQGDVKQLKNFTPNYRLRVGNYRILFEVEEITLVIYRVKHRQNIYN; encoded by the coding sequence ATCCGTAAACCAGAAAAAAACTTCTGGTTTACGGATAATTTACAAGGAGATGTCAAGCAATTAAAGAATTTTACCCCTAATTATCGCTTAAGGGTGGGTAACTATCGAATTCTATTTGAGGTTGAAGAAATCACTTTAGTGATTTATCGTGTTAAACATCGACAAAATATCTACAATTAA
- a CDS encoding type II toxin-antitoxin system Phd/YefM family antitoxin gives MAMLPIPTTYTSYTQAQEHFLQVLEQVELGNSIVIVQRQGHHDVALIAADELSALLEEVYLLRSPANAQRLFQSLNWSQERLSQTAATTSLEELRQELETEIEQEKAAEV, from the coding sequence ATGGCTATGCTGCCCATCCCCACCACCTATACTAGCTATACCCAAGCACAGGAACATTTTCTTCAGGTTTTAGAACAAGTAGAACTGGGAAACTCGATCGTTATTGTCCAACGTCAGGGTCATCATGATGTGGCCTTGATTGCTGCTGACGAATTATCCGCTTTATTAGAAGAAGTTTATCTTTTGCGCTCTCCAGCTAACGCTCAACGACTTTTTCAGTCCTTAAATTGGTCACAAGAAAGATTATCTCAGACAGCTGCCACCACTTCTCTAGAAGAATTACGTCAAGAATTGGAGACCGAGATTGAGCAAGAAAAAGCCGCAGAAGTCTGA
- a CDS encoding FG-GAP-like repeat-containing protein: MADFLDFVVRDSLLNPLTITLLSTDLEQIDEGTRHSIDAQIDDTDPLGRKGAILAESAQENDLKTGNSQSVSLNTSQSLSSLVSSNLQHIAGCNCSFCALPPFDPNLVKNQPKQSAATVSAALNLSQTFSLNSLAGANHTIYLDFNGHTTSGTSWNTAYNKANIVTPAFDFDGNTGSFSNAELERIQYIWQRVAEDFIPFNVNVTTQAPTDINDLIKSGTGDTRWGVRVAIGGSSYDWFGAGAGGVAYVGSFNWNSDTPTFVFDDQLGNGNEKYTAEAISHEVGHTLGLSHDGRITPSEGYYAGHGSGDTGWAPIMGVGYYQNLSQWSKGEYASANNTQDDLQIITTQNGFGYRTDDTGNTIATAKALTVSGASVSGNGIIERNTDVDFYSFTTGAGAISLTVNPFNRGPNLDILAELYNSAGTLIASSNPTDLLSANITANVAAGTYYLKIDGIGKGNPLTTGYTDYGSLGQYSISGSVSSPSKDIFIRSPQYAGLLTYNGSGFQPNSIQYDWIGGWKLGSGDKHLAGDFDGNGKDDVFIRSPQYAGLLTYNGSGFQPNSIQYDWIGGWKLGSGDKHLAGDFDGNGKDDVFIRSPQYAGLLTYNGSGFQPNSIQYDWIGGWKLGSGDKHLAGDFDGNGKDDVFIRSPQYAGLLTYNGSGFQPNSIQYDWIGGWKLGSGDQHFVGDFDGNGKDDVFIRSPQYAGLLTYNGSGFQPNSIQYDWIGGWKLGSGDQHFVGDFDGNGKDDVFIRSPQYAGLLTYNGSGFQPNSIQYDWIGGWKLGSGDQHFVGDFNNDGKDDVFIRSPQYAGLLTYNGSGFQSNSIQYDWIGGWKLGSGDQHFVGDFA, encoded by the coding sequence ATGGCTGATTTTCTTGATTTCGTTGTTCGTGACAGTTTGCTCAATCCTCTTACTATCACGCTTTTATCTACAGATTTAGAACAAATTGACGAAGGAACAAGACATAGCATTGATGCTCAGATTGATGACACAGATCCTCTTGGGCGTAAAGGTGCGATTTTAGCTGAGTCGGCGCAGGAAAATGACCTAAAGACAGGAAATTCCCAGTCTGTATCGCTTAATACTAGCCAATCTCTAAGTTCTCTGGTTTCAAGTAACTTACAACACATTGCTGGGTGTAACTGCTCATTCTGCGCTCTTCCTCCATTTGATCCGAATCTAGTTAAGAATCAACCGAAACAGTCAGCCGCCACTGTATCAGCCGCTTTAAATCTATCTCAAACTTTCTCCCTTAACAGCTTAGCAGGAGCAAATCACACAATTTATCTGGATTTTAACGGGCATACTACTTCTGGTACTTCTTGGAATACAGCCTATAATAAGGCTAATATTGTTACTCCTGCTTTCGATTTTGATGGCAATACAGGGTCTTTTAGTAATGCTGAACTAGAAAGAATCCAGTATATTTGGCAGCGCGTGGCGGAGGATTTCATCCCCTTTAATGTTAATGTCACAACTCAAGCTCCAACGGATATCAATGATTTGATTAAAAGCGGTACTGGTGACACTCGCTGGGGTGTGCGTGTTGCTATTGGTGGGAGCAGTTATGACTGGTTCGGTGCTGGAGCAGGAGGAGTTGCCTACGTTGGTTCTTTTAACTGGAATAGTGATACTCCCACCTTTGTTTTTGATGACCAACTAGGTAATGGTAACGAAAAATATACGGCTGAAGCTATTTCCCATGAAGTAGGACATACTCTCGGACTATCCCATGATGGACGAATTACCCCCAGTGAGGGATACTACGCAGGACATGGTAGTGGGGATACTGGCTGGGCACCAATTATGGGAGTAGGATACTATCAGAACCTATCCCAGTGGAGTAAAGGGGAGTATGCTTCCGCTAATAATACTCAAGATGATTTGCAAATTATTACCACCCAAAATGGTTTTGGCTACCGAACCGATGATACTGGCAATACAATTGCTACTGCGAAAGCATTAACGGTTTCTGGTGCTTCTGTTAGTGGTAATGGTATCATTGAGCGCAATACGGATGTAGATTTCTATAGTTTTACTACAGGTGCGGGTGCGATTAGTTTGACGGTGAATCCATTTAATCGTGGACCAAATTTAGATATTTTGGCAGAGTTATACAATTCTGCGGGAACTCTAATTGCATCATCTAATCCGACGGATTTATTATCAGCAAATATTACAGCAAATGTCGCAGCCGGAACCTATTACCTCAAAATTGACGGTATTGGGAAAGGTAATCCTCTTACTACTGGTTACACAGATTACGGTAGTTTGGGGCAGTATTCGATTAGTGGTTCAGTTTCTAGTCCTTCTAAAGATATTTTCATCCGTAGTCCTCAATATGCAGGATTATTAACCTATAACGGTTCGGGCTTTCAACCTAACTCGATTCAGTATGACTGGATCGGCGGCTGGAAACTTGGTTCAGGGGATAAACATTTGGCGGGTGACTTCGATGGTAATGGTAAAGATGACGTTTTCATCCGTAGTCCTCAATATGCAGGATTATTAACCTATAACGGTTCGGGCTTTCAACCTAACTCGATTCAGTATGACTGGATCGGCGGCTGGAAACTTGGTTCAGGGGATAAACATTTGGCGGGTGACTTCGATGGTAATGGTAAAGATGACGTTTTCATCCGTAGTCCTCAATATGCAGGATTATTAACCTATAACGGTTCGGGCTTTCAACCTAACTCGATTCAGTATGACTGGATCGGCGGCTGGAAACTCGGTTCAGGGGATAAACATTTGGCGGGTGACTTCGATGGTAATGGTAAAGATGACGTTTTCATCCGTAGTCCTCAATATGCAGGATTATTAACCTATAACGGTTCGGGCTTTCAACCTAACTCGATTCAGTATGACTGGATCGGCGGCTGGAAACTCGGTTCAGGAGATCAACACTTTGTGGGTGACTTCGATGGTAATGGTAAAGATGACGTTTTCATCCGTAGTCCTCAATATGCAGGATTATTAACCTATAACGGTTCGGGCTTTCAACCTAACTCGATTCAGTATGACTGGATCGGCGGCTGGAAACTCGGTTCAGGAGATCAACACTTTGTGGGTGACTTCGATGGTAATGGTAAAGATGACGTTTTCATCCGTAGTCCTCAATATGCAGGATTATTAACCTATAACGGTTCGGGCTTTCAACCTAACTCGATTCAGTATGACTGGATCGGCGGCTGGAAACTCGGTTCAGGAGATCAACACTTTGTGGGTGATTTTAACAACGATGGCAAAGATGATGTTTTCATCCGTAGTCCTCAATATGCAGGATTATTAACCTATAACGGTTCGGGCTTTCAATCTAACTCGATTCAGTATGACTGGATCGGCGGCTGGAAACTCGGTTCAGGAGATCAACACTTTGTGGGTGATTTTGCCTAG
- a CDS encoding DNA cytosine methyltransferase has translation MTNEKLRFIDLFAGIGGFRLAFESVGYDCVYSCEIDENCRKVGKRARFRDTRGTLFFPICEIVELKQDTSNQSIFSIFLTSSRE, from the coding sequence ATGACAAACGAAAAACTCAGATTTATCGATCTTTTTGCTGGTATTGGAGGATTTAGATTAGCTTTCGAGAGCGTTGGTTATGACTGTGTATATTCTTGTGAAATAGACGAAAACTGTCGAAAAGTAGGAAAACGAGCCAGATTTAGAGATACAAGGGGAACTCTATTTTTTCCCATCTGCGAAATAGTAGAATTAAAGCAAGATACAAGCAATCAATCAATATTTAGCATCTTCTTAACCTCATCTAGAGAATAA
- a CDS encoding FG-GAP-like repeat-containing protein yields MADFLDFVVRDSLLNPLTITLLSTDLEQIDEGTRHSIDAQIDDTDPLGRKGAILAESAQENDLKTGNSQSVSLNTSQSLSSLVSSNLQHIAGCNCSFCALPPFDPNLVKNQPKQSAATVSAALNLSQTFSLNSLAGANHTIYLDFNGHTTSGTSWNTAYNKANIVTPAFDFDGNTGSFSNAELERIQYIWQRVAEDFIPFNVNVTTQAPTNINDLIKSGSGDTRWGVRVAIGGSSYDWFGAGAGGVAYVGSFNWNSDTPTFVFDDQLGNGNEKYTAEAISHEVGHTLGLSHDGRITPSEGYYAGHGSGDTGWAPIMGVGYYQNLSQWSKGEYASANNTQDDLQIITTQNGFGYRTDDTGSTIATAKALTVSGASVSGNGIIERNTDVDFYSFTTGAGAISLTVNPFNRGPNLDILAELYNSAGTLIASSNPTDLLSANITANVAAGTYYLKIDGIGKGNPLTTGYTDYGSLGQYSISGSISNSYGNLTVTNQFIGDFASWSANSNVRVLTGDFNGDGKTDVSLVNQSAGWSTLPVAFSQGNGNFSVTNQFIGDFASWSANSNVRVLTGDFNGDGKTDVSLVNQSAGWSTLPVAFSQGNGNFSVTNQFIGDFASWSANSNVRVLTGDFNGDGKTDVSLVNQSAGWSTLPVAFSQGNGSFSVTNQFIGDFASWSANSNVRVLTGDFNGDGKTDVSLVNKSVGWNTLPVAFSQGNGSFSVTNQFIGDFASWAANPGVDALTGDFNGDGKTDVALINKSAGWNTLPVAFSQGNGSFSVTNQFIGDFASWAANPNVRVRTGDFNGDGKTDVALVNQSAGWNTLPVAFSQGNGSFSVTNQFIGDFASWAANPNVNVLTGNFNGDSKTDVALVNQSAGWNTLPVAFF; encoded by the coding sequence ATGGCTGATTTTCTTGATTTCGTTGTTCGTGACAGTTTGCTCAATCCTCTTACTATCACGCTTTTATCTACAGATTTAGAACAAATTGACGAAGGAACAAGACATAGCATTGATGCTCAGATTGATGACACAGATCCTCTTGGGCGTAAAGGTGCGATTTTAGCTGAGTCGGCGCAGGAAAATGACCTAAAGACAGGAAATTCCCAGTCTGTATCGCTTAATACTAGCCAATCTCTAAGTTCTCTGGTTTCAAGTAACTTACAACACATTGCTGGGTGTAACTGCTCATTCTGCGCTCTTCCTCCATTTGATCCGAATCTAGTTAAGAATCAACCGAAACAGTCAGCCGCCACTGTATCAGCCGCTTTAAATCTATCTCAAACTTTCTCCCTTAACAGCTTAGCAGGAGCAAATCACACAATTTATCTGGATTTTAACGGGCATACTACTTCTGGTACTTCTTGGAATACAGCCTATAATAAGGCTAATATTGTTACTCCTGCTTTCGATTTTGATGGCAATACAGGGTCTTTTAGTAATGCTGAACTAGAAAGAATCCAGTATATTTGGCAGCGCGTGGCGGAGGATTTCATCCCCTTTAATGTTAATGTCACAACTCAAGCTCCAACGAATATCAATGATTTGATTAAAAGTGGTAGTGGTGACACTCGCTGGGGTGTGCGTGTTGCTATTGGTGGGAGCAGTTATGACTGGTTCGGTGCTGGAGCAGGAGGAGTTGCCTACGTTGGTTCTTTTAACTGGAATAGTGATACTCCCACCTTTGTTTTTGATGACCAACTAGGTAATGGTAACGAAAAATATACGGCTGAAGCTATTTCCCATGAAGTAGGACATACTCTCGGACTATCCCATGATGGACGAATTACCCCCAGTGAGGGATACTACGCAGGACATGGTAGTGGGGATACTGGCTGGGCACCAATTATGGGAGTAGGATACTATCAGAACCTATCCCAGTGGAGTAAAGGGGAGTATGCTTCCGCTAATAATACTCAAGATGATTTGCAAATTATTACCACCCAAAATGGTTTTGGCTACCGAACCGATGATACTGGTAGTACAATTGCTACTGCGAAAGCATTAACGGTTTCTGGTGCTTCTGTTAGTGGTAATGGTATCATTGAGCGCAATACGGATGTAGATTTCTATAGTTTTACTACAGGTGCGGGTGCGATTAGTTTGACGGTGAATCCATTTAATCGTGGACCAAATTTAGATATTTTGGCAGAGTTATACAATTCTGCGGGAACTCTAATTGCATCATCTAATCCGACGGATTTATTATCAGCAAATATTACAGCAAATGTCGCAGCCGGAACCTATTACCTCAAAATTGACGGTATTGGGAAAGGTAATCCTCTTACTACTGGTTACACAGATTACGGTAGTTTGGGGCAGTATTCGATTAGTGGTAGTATTAGTAACTCATATGGAAACTTGACAGTAACAAACCAATTTATCGGAGATTTTGCCTCTTGGTCTGCTAACTCAAACGTAAGGGTATTAACGGGTGATTTTAACGGTGATGGTAAAACAGATGTGTCCCTAGTCAATCAGTCCGCAGGATGGAGTACATTGCCCGTAGCTTTCTCTCAAGGAAATGGGAATTTTTCCGTAACAAACCAATTTATCGGAGATTTTGCCTCTTGGTCTGCTAACTCAAACGTAAGGGTATTAACGGGTGATTTTAACGGTGATGGTAAAACAGATGTGTCCCTAGTCAATCAGTCCGCAGGATGGAGTACATTGCCCGTAGCTTTCTCTCAAGGAAATGGGAATTTTTCCGTAACAAACCAATTTATCGGAGATTTCGCCTCTTGGTCTGCTAACTCAAACGTAAGGGTATTGACGGGTGATTTTAACGGTGATGGCAAAACAGACGTATCTCTAGTCAATCAGTCCGCAGGATGGAGTACATTGCCCGTAGCTTTCTCTCAGGGAAATGGGAGTTTTTCCGTAACAAACCAATTTATCGGAGATTTTGCCTCTTGGTCTGCTAACTCAAACGTAAGGGTATTAACGGGTGATTTTAACGGTGATGGTAAAACAGATGTGTCCCTAGTCAATAAATCCGTAGGATGGAATACATTGCCAGTAGCTTTCTCTCAAGGAAATGGGAGTTTTTCTGTAACAAACCAATTTATCGGAGATTTTGCTTCTTGGGCTGCTAATCCGGGTGTTGACGCACTAACAGGTGATTTTAACGGCGATGGTAAAACGGATGTGGCCCTAATCAATAAATCCGCAGGATGGAATACATTGCCAGTAGCTTTCTCTCAAGGAAATGGGAGTTTTTCTGTAACAAACCAATTTATCGGAGATTTTGCTTCTTGGGCTGCCAACCCGAACGTAAGGGTACGAACGGGTGATTTTAACGGTGATGGTAAAACGGATGTGGCCCTAGTCAATCAGTCCGCAGGATGGAATACATTGCCAGTAGCTTTCTCTCAAGGAAATGGGAGTTTTTCTGTAACAAACCAATTTATCGGAGATTTTGCTTCTTGGGCTGCTAACCCGAACGTTAACGTACTAACAGGTAATTTTAATGGTGATAGTAAAACGGATGTGGCTCTAGTCAATCAGTCCGCAGGATGGAATACATTGCCTGTGGCTTTTTTCTAG